The genome window AAATACCGCTCTGTCCGAACCATTCTCTCATGGGCCATATAGTCATGCCAGTTATGCTCGGCAAAAACATAATTTCTAAAATCCTTCCCGGTATCCTCCAGTAAAGATGAAAAGCTTCTGCCCTGGAAGGTCTGGGGTATCTCTCCCCCGGCAAGATCTATAATCGTGGGTGCTATATCGATTACACTAATAAGACCATTACATATTTCACCTTTCCGGTCTATCCCATCAGGATAATGCACGACAAACGGGGTTTTTATTCCAATGTCATATAACCTGGTTTTTTCCCGGGGAAAGGGACGCCCGTTATCAGCCATTACAATAATGAATGTATTATCGAATACCCCCTGTTTCTTTAATTCTGCAACGACTTTGCCAACATAGGTATCAAAACGCGTGACTTCACCATAGTACGAGGCCAGATCTTTCCTTGTACTGTCATTATCTACCATATATTCCGGAACAACGACATCCCCGGGATCATACCTGACCGGATAATCACCGTCCCATGGCCGATGGGCATCATGAGCGGCAAACCACATGAAAAATGGTTTATCTCCGGGACGCTCCTTCAGATATTCAACCCACCTTTCTGATCCGCTTGGACCGCCTCCATCAAGGTGACTCCCCCCGGTACGGTTAAAGGCTTCCAATGCAGGACCGGAAGGTTTGTGGCCTGATTCGCCGAAGTGCCATTTACCAGCCTGTGCCGTATAGTAGCCGGCATCCTGCAATATTTCCGGAAACACTACCTGGTTCTCCGGCAGTGGGTAATGCAGCT of Bacteroidales bacterium contains these proteins:
- a CDS encoding sulfatase, with product MKMNKNFSGLVLATIALKSFLLQGCTDRPSGENEERPNFVILIADDVSYTDFGCYGHPVIETPNTDELADDGIRFTNAFLTTSSSSPSRVSIITGRYPHNTGAPELHYPLPENQVVFPEILQDAGYYTAQAGKWHFGESGHKPSGPALEAFNRTGGSHLDGGGPSGSERWVEYLKERPGDKPFFMWFAAHDAHRPWDGDYPVRYDPGDVVVPEYMVDNDSTRKDLASYYGEVTRFDTYVGKVVAELKKQGVFDNTFIIVMADNGRPFPREKTRLYDIGIKTPFVVHYPDGIDRKGEICNGLISVIDIAPTIIDLAGGEIPQTFQGRSFSSLLEDTGKDFRNYVFAEHNWHDYMAHERMVRTERYLYIENNLWERSNIGAIDVLGGGAGQSLIEGNEKGSLTGLQNQIFEKPQPREEFFDCENDSKQFNNLAEEEQYQAKMKELRKVLEKWEKVTHDSQPDSLTPDWYDRRTLDPLPQKGTRGILPGEDKGASTINAPGPF